One window of Mediterraneibacter butyricigenes genomic DNA carries:
- a CDS encoding cell division protein SepF, with protein sequence MGVFDKFLDIMKLNDDDDYDDDFAYDDDFEDLDEKPKRNFFKREKTPIDDEDDFELPSEKKALKAGAGSKITPMRQPAARRNVNANMEVCVVKPSSVEDSREITETLLDGRTVILNLEGLDLEIAQRIIDFTSGATFAISGNLQKISNYIFLVTPTNVDISGDLQDLLGNNMDMPSVRNRY encoded by the coding sequence ATGGGTGTGTTTGACAAATTTCTTGATATTATGAAATTAAATGATGACGATGATTATGATGACGATTTCGCATATGATGATGATTTCGAAGATTTAGACGAAAAACCAAAGAGAAATTTCTTCAAGAGAGAAAAAACTCCGATTGATGATGAGGATGATTTTGAATTACCGTCTGAAAAGAAAGCTTTAAAGGCCGGTGCAGGATCAAAGATTACTCCAATGCGTCAGCCGGCAGCAAGACGTAATGTGAATGCAAATATGGAAGTCTGTGTTGTAAAGCCATCTTCTGTAGAAGATTCCAGAGAGATTACAGAGACATTGCTTGACGGACGTACTGTAATCCTGAATCTGGAGGGTCTGGATCTTGAAATTGCACAGCGCATTATTGATTTTACATCAGGTGCTACTTTCGCAATCAGCGGAAACCTTCAGAAGATTTCTAATTATATCTTCCTTGTAACACCTACCAATGTTGATATTTCCGGTGATCTTCAGGATCTGCTGGGCAATAATATGGACATGCCTTCTGTTCGGAACCGTTATTAG
- a CDS encoding YlmH family RNA-binding protein — protein MSKEEQQFIHRLIELSGKAYQRGIVTYSDFLDLNELNILYSIPKDQLYTSFQLWGGYDLSERQMVAFIPDALCCNLNYPMIPLEIRASNRKFAEELTHRDYLGAILNLGITRIKIGDILVTDSSSAIVFVQKSIADYIGKELSKVRHTMVSVSASSPEDISYSPRFEEIRGTVASLRLDSLLSIAFSASRTKLTALIEAGRVFVNGRLITSNGYQIKEGDIISVRKMGKFKYIESLSKTKKNRTFVLIHKYI, from the coding sequence ATGTCAAAAGAAGAACAGCAGTTTATCCATCGCTTGATCGAACTTTCAGGCAAAGCATATCAAAGAGGAATTGTTACATACTCAGATTTTTTGGATTTAAATGAATTAAATATTTTATATTCAATCCCCAAAGATCAACTGTATACTTCATTTCAGTTATGGGGTGGATATGATCTTTCAGAGCGTCAGATGGTAGCCTTTATCCCTGATGCTCTTTGTTGTAACTTAAATTATCCTATGATTCCTCTGGAAATCAGGGCCTCCAATCGAAAATTTGCAGAGGAACTGACACACAGAGATTATCTTGGAGCTATTTTAAATCTTGGAATTACCAGAATTAAAATCGGAGATATTCTTGTTACAGACAGTAGCAGTGCCATTGTATTTGTCCAGAAATCGATTGCTGATTATATCGGAAAAGAATTATCAAAAGTCCGTCATACAATGGTGAGTGTATCTGCTTCTTCACCGGAAGACATTTCCTACAGTCCACGTTTTGAAGAAATACGTGGAACCGTAGCTTCGCTGCGTCTTGACAGCCTTTTATCCATCGCATTTTCAGCTTCCAGAACAAAATTGACCGCTTTGATCGAAGCAGGAAGAGTTTTTGTAAATGGAAGGTTGATTACCAGCAATGGATATCAGATCAAGGAGGGGGATATCATATCCGTTCGTAAAATGGGAAAATTCAAGTACATAGAATCTCTGTCGAAAACGAAAAAGAATCGGACCTTTGTTCTGATCCATAAATATATTTAG
- the lspA gene encoding signal peptidase II, with the protein MTQKSNHSKYWGVAVILLILAILIDQGTKYLAVTHLKDQAPFIIWKNVFQLRYLENNGAAFGILQNKQWFFVLGALIITAFVCYFYHKLPFTRRYLPLRVCMVLLVSGALGNVIDRVMHRYVVDFFYFEWIDFPIFNVADIYVVVSCILFLLLIFFYYKEEDFAFLTEQEQKNDNT; encoded by the coding sequence ATGACACAGAAATCAAATCATTCAAAGTATTGGGGAGTCGCTGTTATTTTGTTGATCCTCGCAATTTTAATTGATCAGGGTACGAAGTATTTGGCTGTAACACATTTGAAAGATCAGGCGCCCTTTATTATCTGGAAAAATGTATTTCAGCTTCGTTACCTTGAAAATAACGGGGCTGCCTTTGGAATTTTACAGAATAAACAGTGGTTCTTCGTCTTAGGTGCACTTATCATCACTGCATTTGTTTGCTATTTTTATCATAAACTTCCATTTACAAGACGATACCTTCCGTTACGGGTCTGTATGGTCCTGCTTGTTTCCGGAGCACTTGGAAATGTAATCGATCGTGTGATGCATCGGTATGTTGTGGATTTCTTTTATTTTGAATGGATAGATTTCCCGATTTTCAATGTAGCGGATATTTACGTGGTGGTATCCTGTATCTTATTCCTGTTACTGATTTTCTTTTATTACAAAGAAGAGGATTTTGCTTTCTTAACCGAACAGGAACAAAAGAATGACAACACATAA
- a CDS encoding RluA family pseudouridine synthase yields the protein MNVKETESEFLYFTEVNPGLRIDKYLSEQMTSYSRSHIQKLLKDQCVQVNNLPVKVNYKLRTGDHIKVCLPEPETLNVEPENIPLDILYEDQDLLVVNKPKGMVVHPAAGHYSGTLVNALMYHCKDQLSGINGILRPGIVHRIDMDTTGTLVVCKNDISHQSLAEQLKEHSITRRYRAIVHGRLKEDGTVNAPIGRHPTDRKKMSIHAKNGKPAITHYRILKQYKEYTYIECQLETGRTHQIRVHMASIGHPLLGDQIYGPSKVPYKNLQGQTLHAMILGFLHPTTQKYMEFEAPLPEYFQHLLDVLPE from the coding sequence ATGAATGTGAAAGAAACAGAATCTGAATTTTTATATTTTACAGAAGTGAATCCGGGGCTTAGAATCGACAAATATCTTTCTGAGCAAATGACATCTTATTCCAGAAGTCATATTCAGAAGCTTTTAAAAGATCAGTGCGTACAAGTCAATAACCTTCCTGTAAAGGTAAATTACAAGCTTAGAACAGGGGATCATATAAAAGTATGTCTGCCGGAACCGGAAACACTGAATGTGGAACCGGAAAATATTCCTTTGGATATTCTTTATGAAGACCAGGATCTACTTGTTGTGAACAAACCGAAAGGCATGGTCGTTCATCCGGCAGCCGGACATTACAGCGGTACGCTGGTAAATGCACTTATGTATCATTGCAAAGACCAGCTTTCCGGAATTAATGGTATTTTAAGACCGGGCATCGTACATCGGATTGACATGGATACCACAGGGACGTTGGTTGTCTGTAAAAATGATATTTCCCACCAGTCGCTGGCGGAGCAGTTAAAAGAACATTCCATTACAAGACGCTATCGTGCAATCGTTCATGGAAGATTAAAAGAAGACGGCACAGTCAATGCGCCAATAGGACGTCATCCTACCGACCGTAAAAAAATGAGTATCCATGCAAAAAACGGAAAACCGGCAATTACTCATTATCGAATCCTGAAGCAATATAAAGAGTATACCTATATAGAATGTCAGTTGGAGACCGGACGAACGCATCAGATTCGTGTTCATATGGCGAGCATCGGACATCCTTTGCTTGGAGATCAGATTTATGGACCTTCTAAAGTACCTTATAAAAATCTTCAGGGGCAAACCCTGCATGCAATGATCCTGGGTTTTCTTCACCCCACAACACAGAAATACATGGAATTTGAAGCTCCTTTACCGGAGTATTTTCAACATCTTTTGGATGTTTTGCCTGAATAA
- a CDS encoding cytidylate kinase-like family protein, which translates to MAEKINSIITIGRQYGSAGREIGYKLADYFGIKLYDKEMLAVAAKESGICEEIFETHDEKPTSSFLYSLIMDTYSMGFSGSTYSEMPINHKVFLAQFDAIKKIADDGPCILVGRCADYALEERKDVINIFIHADLDARIRRIAREYDLTDAKAKDKIIKTDKKRASYYNYYTNKKWSDSSSYELSISSSELGVDGAVQAIIEYIKVKESLKNTRL; encoded by the coding sequence ATGGCAGAAAAAATAAACAGCATCATTACGATAGGACGCCAGTACGGAAGTGCAGGACGAGAGATAGGTTATAAACTTGCTGATTATTTCGGAATAAAACTTTATGATAAAGAGATGCTTGCAGTTGCAGCGAAAGAGAGCGGTATCTGTGAAGAAATCTTTGAGACACATGATGAAAAACCAACCAGCAGTTTCTTATATTCTCTGATTATGGATACTTATTCCATGGGCTTTTCAGGCAGTACTTATTCTGAAATGCCGATCAATCACAAAGTCTTTCTGGCTCAGTTTGATGCTATAAAAAAGATTGCAGATGATGGTCCCTGTATTCTGGTTGGACGTTGCGCAGACTATGCTCTGGAAGAACGCAAAGATGTAATCAATATATTTATCCATGCGGATCTGGATGCCAGAATCCGCCGTATTGCACGCGAGTATGATCTGACTGATGCAAAAGCGAAAGATAAGATTATCAAGACCGATAAGAAGAGAGCAAGCTATTATAATTATTATACCAACAAAAAGTGGTCTGACAGCAGCAGCTACGAATTAAGTATTAGCAGCTCTGAACTCGGAGTTGATGGAGCTGTACAGGCAATTATCGAATACATTAAGGTGAAAGAATCTCTCAAAAATACGAGGCTCTAG
- the dtd gene encoding D-aminoacyl-tRNA deacylase — MRFVIQRVNEASVTVNEEVIGSIQKGYMVLIGISETDTQETADKLVRKMIGLRIFEDENGKTNLSLADVRGSLLLISQFTLYANCKKGNRPSFIEAGNPEKAEALYQYIIEECKKKVPIVETGSFGAEMYVSLVNHGPFTILLDSETL, encoded by the coding sequence ATGAGATTTGTGATCCAACGGGTAAATGAAGCTTCTGTAACTGTAAATGAAGAGGTGATCGGCTCCATTCAGAAAGGGTATATGGTGCTGATTGGGATCTCCGAGACGGATACACAGGAGACAGCAGATAAATTAGTACGCAAAATGATTGGGCTTCGAATTTTTGAAGATGAAAATGGAAAAACAAACCTGTCGCTTGCGGATGTGAGAGGATCTTTACTCCTGATTTCTCAGTTTACCCTGTATGCAAATTGTAAAAAAGGAAATCGTCCCAGTTTTATAGAAGCAGGGAATCCCGAGAAAGCAGAAGCGTTGTATCAGTATATCATCGAAGAATGTAAAAAGAAGGTACCAATCGTCGAAACCGGAAGTTTTGGTGCAGAGATGTATGTAAGTCTTGTTAATCACGGCCCATTTACAATCCTTCTGGATTCTGAGACATTGTAG
- a CDS encoding tyrosine-type recombinase/integrase: protein MSGNTKTYQEQVYIDYTLRLREILNTLPPFAKDYFRAIEPRTSAKTRISYAYDIRVFFRFLIENNPVYHDYTMDQFRPNDLDKIDPMDIEEYMEYLKVYKNDEERQIVNSEVGLARKMSALRSFYLYYYKHQIIQTNPTLLVEMPKLHDKEIIRLDTDEVVKLLDFVENCGDQLTGQKKVYYEKTKYRDLAILTLLLGTGIRVSECVGLDLQDVDYKNHGIRITRKGGKQMTVYFGDEVADALLRYMEMDREHAVTLPGNENALFLSTQHKRMGVQSVENMVKKYARQIAPNKKITPHKLRSTYGTALYRETGDIYLVADVLGHNDVNTTKKHYAAIDEDRRRKAANAVQLREK from the coding sequence ATGTCTGGAAACACAAAAACATATCAGGAACAGGTTTATATTGATTATACCTTAAGACTGCGTGAAATCCTCAATACGTTACCACCTTTTGCAAAAGACTATTTTCGTGCAATTGAGCCACGTACTTCTGCGAAAACGAGGATTTCCTATGCATACGATATTCGTGTCTTTTTTCGGTTTTTAATCGAGAACAATCCAGTATACCATGATTATACGATGGATCAGTTTCGTCCGAATGATTTAGATAAGATCGATCCGATGGATATCGAAGAATATATGGAATATCTGAAGGTCTATAAAAATGATGAAGAACGTCAGATTGTAAACAGCGAGGTTGGTCTGGCACGTAAAATGTCTGCTCTGCGCAGCTTTTATCTATATTATTATAAGCATCAGATCATTCAGACCAATCCGACGTTGCTGGTTGAAATGCCTAAATTACACGATAAGGAAATTATACGTCTGGATACAGATGAAGTTGTAAAGCTTCTTGATTTCGTAGAGAATTGTGGGGATCAACTGACAGGCCAAAAGAAGGTATATTATGAAAAAACCAAGTACCGTGATCTTGCTATCTTAACTCTTCTGCTTGGCACTGGAATCCGTGTATCAGAATGTGTAGGTCTGGATTTACAGGATGTAGATTATAAGAATCACGGGATTCGAATTACCCGAAAAGGTGGTAAGCAAATGACGGTATATTTTGGTGATGAAGTCGCTGATGCCCTTCTTCGGTATATGGAGATGGACCGGGAACATGCAGTAACACTTCCCGGCAACGAAAATGCACTCTTCCTTTCTACACAGCATAAACGAATGGGCGTTCAGTCTGTGGAGAATATGGTAAAGAAATACGCCCGTCAGATTGCCCCAAATAAGAAAATCACTCCCCATAAGCTCAGAAGTACCTATGGCACCGCCTTGTACCGGGAAACGGGCGATATCTACCTTGTAGCGGATGTTCTCGGCCATAATGATGTGAATACCACCAAGAAACATTACGCTGCGATCGATGAAGACCGCAGACGAAAAGCAGCCAATGCCGTCCAATTGAGAGAAAAGTAA